Proteins encoded together in one Helicobacter pylori window:
- a CDS encoding competence protein — translation MKTYSYNHFLFFCFILGAFLLGLLSPAYALSVITTKEIDANLPNGAIESRVVLGKRVFKVEAHGFYFRNNATNSIDIEITSLLRDNQSFPLTSPARTSLKIPPNAKIKKSTLLVLKGENAEEVAKILGVSKEEYQKLENIAQTNATNDPMYANTPFSNGSDSSAYDNNPNSPSNNAINGKDGANGSNGYGINGNDGINGSSGSNGANGNNSNHNAVGSGIDTDGVLGVDGVNGSNSSSGGSVGGYENNFTNHGSTNNNTGGYDNFNNNSSSGGGLGNGGFFPIPFGNGDTNNSNNPTNTTSPTNGSSSNSAINPNSQENNYSSQYCKAPELSPNNTMKLDVIAKDGSCISMNALRDDTKCAYRYDFEAGKAIKQTQYYYVDRENKTQNIGGCVDLQGAQYAMQLYKDDSKCALQTTSDKGYGMGKTQTFQTEIVFRGMDNLIHVAVPCSDYARVQDRIVRYEKNDKTQTLTPIVDQYYNDPSNPNKQEILNRGIATQLSSQYQEFACGQWEYNDAKLEAKRPTMLKSYNKLNGEWVEVTPCNFEAGIKSGAVVSPYVMGVASSKVLSDITTSHYFRIERKNYGEREQCQKPYGVNRCQPQYFHTDPSITDWNATYKTTTTQTTQPYLRPAQDNESPTTYNLITTHTTINRTQSVLKNELHLSNDYLKYVEIYQGYYKDNDLKQSQGYIDWSNYYLNQNEGFCSQYSIWSESTKIGKNWYHWHDNKISCAQRLIYRPF, via the coding sequence ATGAAAACTTATTCATATAACCATTTTTTATTTTTCTGCTTTATTCTAGGAGCGTTTTTGTTAGGTTTGCTCAGTCCAGCCTATGCTTTGAGTGTTATCACCACTAAAGAAATTGACGCTAATTTGCCTAATGGGGCGATAGAAAGCAGGGTGGTGTTAGGCAAGAGAGTGTTTAAAGTAGAAGCTCATGGGTTTTATTTTAGAAACAATGCAACTAACAGCATAGATATAGAAATCACCAGTCTTTTAAGAGACAATCAATCGTTTCCTTTGACTAGCCCTGCTAGAACTAGTTTAAAGATACCTCCTAACGCCAAGATTAAAAAATCCACTCTCCTTGTTTTAAAAGGTGAGAACGCTGAAGAAGTGGCTAAGATTTTAGGCGTTAGCAAAGAAGAATACCAAAAGCTAGAAAACATCGCTCAAACTAACGCGACCAATGACCCTATGTATGCCAACACGCCTTTTAGTAATGGCTCTGATAGTTCCGCTTACGATAACAATCCTAATAGCCCTAGCAATAACGCTATCAATGGTAAAGATGGTGCAAATGGGAGTAATGGCTATGGGATAAATGGCAACGATGGGATAAATGGGAGCAGTGGGAGTAATGGTGCAAATGGAAATAATTCAAATCATAATGCAGTGGGCAGTGGTATTGATACAGATGGCGTGTTAGGTGTGGATGGAGTGAATGGATCTAACTCTTCAAGCGGTGGCTCTGTAGGGGGTTATGAGAATAATTTCACTAACCATGGCTCTACTAACAATAACACAGGAGGGTATGACAATTTTAATAATAATAGCTCAAGTGGTGGGGGGTTAGGGAATGGGGGGTTTTTCCCTATTCCTTTTGGTAATGGAGACACAAACAATTCCAATAATCCTACTAACACCACTAGCCCAACTAATGGCAGTAGTTCTAATAGCGCCATTAATCCTAACTCGCAAGAAAACAATTACTCCAGCCAGTATTGTAAAGCGCCTGAATTAAGCCCCAACAACACGATGAAACTAGATGTTATCGCTAAAGATGGCTCTTGTATTTCTATGAACGCTTTAAGAGATGACACTAAATGCGCTTATAGATACGATTTTGAAGCCGGTAAAGCCATCAAGCAAACGCAATACTACTATGTAGATAGGGAAAACAAAACGCAAAATATCGGTGGTTGTGTGGATTTGCAAGGCGCTCAATACGCCATGCAACTTTACAAAGATGACAGCAAATGCGCCTTACAAACCACGAGTGATAAAGGTTATGGTATGGGGAAAACGCAAACCTTTCAAACTGAAATCGTGTTTCGTGGGATGGACAATTTAATCCATGTCGCTGTGCCTTGCAGCGATTATGCAAGGGTGCAAGACAGGATTGTTAGGTATGAAAAAAACGATAAAACCCAAACCTTAACGCCCATAGTAGATCAATATTATAATGATCCTAGCAATCCTAACAAGCAAGAGATTTTAAATCGTGGGATTGCGACCCAATTAAGCTCACAATATCAAGAATTTGCATGCGGTCAATGGGAATACAATGACGCTAAATTAGAAGCCAAAAGACCTACAATGCTAAAAAGCTATAACAAGCTTAATGGCGAATGGGTAGAAGTTACGCCCTGTAATTTTGAAGCAGGGATTAAAAGCGGTGCGGTTGTTAGCCCTTATGTGATGGGTGTGGCTAGCTCTAAAGTCTTAAGCGATATTACTACAAGCCATTATTTTAGGATAGAAAGGAAAAATTATGGTGAGAGAGAACAATGCCAAAAACCTTATGGAGTCAATCGTTGCCAACCGCAATATTTCCATACTGATCCTAGCATCACCGATTGGAACGCCACTTACAAAACCACTACCACTCAAACCACTCAACCTTATTTACGCCCAGCCCAAGATAATGAAAGCCCCACAACCTATAATCTTATCACCACTCACACCACCATCAACAGGACTCAAAGCGTTTTGAAAAACGAATTGCATTTGAGTAATGATTATTTGAAGTATGTAGAAATTTATCAAGGCTATTACAAAGATAATGATCTTAAACAATCGCAAGGCTATATTGATTGGTCTAACTACTACCTTAATCAGAATGAAGGCTTTTGCTCTCAATACAGCATTTGGAGTGAAAGCACAAAGATTGGTAAGAATTGGTATCATTGGCATGATAATAAAATCTCTTGCGCTCAAAGACTGATTTACAGGCCTTTTTAA